Proteins from one Methanobacteriales archaeon HGW-Methanobacteriales-1 genomic window:
- a CDS encoding GTP cyclohydrolase I FolE2 produces MGLVCFPDTQDNIPSIPVHLTRVGVTGVKKLLKIERDVKRPIILLPTFDAFVDLPSTQRGIHMSRNPEAISEVLEETLENNAVEVESLCAEIVNSLLKKHKYAKRAEVSMKSDYMFIKKSPVTKHKTQEMSKLMADAIGYRNGDEVVIRKMVGAEVVGMTVCPCAQESVKESSKQDLLEFLDEETTQKVLDTVSFSSHNQRGRGMVMIEVPQDHTIRAEDLIRIIEDSMSSYVCELLKRPDENAIVVQAHKNPMFVEDCVRNMVNRIVNEYSHLPDDTMVTVRQVNEESIHRHNAFAEKVATMGELKYEIEGITDKQINEG; encoded by the coding sequence TTGGGTTTAGTTTGTTTTCCAGACACACAAGATAACATTCCCAGCATTCCTGTCCATCTTACCCGGGTGGGAGTTACTGGAGTAAAAAAGCTGTTAAAAATCGAAAGAGATGTAAAAAGACCTATCATTCTTTTACCAACATTTGATGCATTTGTAGACCTTCCAAGTACTCAACGGGGAATTCATATGTCAAGAAACCCTGAAGCCATTAGTGAAGTGCTGGAAGAGACTTTAGAGAATAATGCTGTGGAAGTAGAATCTTTATGTGCAGAAATAGTTAATTCTCTACTAAAAAAGCATAAATATGCAAAAAGGGCCGAAGTGAGCATGAAAAGCGATTACATGTTCATTAAAAAGTCGCCAGTTACTAAACATAAAACTCAGGAAATGAGCAAACTCATGGCCGACGCTATTGGATACCGAAACGGTGACGAGGTTGTAATTAGAAAAATGGTTGGTGCTGAAGTAGTGGGAATGACTGTTTGTCCCTGCGCTCAAGAATCTGTTAAAGAATCATCTAAACAAGACCTTTTAGAATTTTTAGACGAAGAAACTACACAAAAAGTACTGGATACCGTTTCATTTTCTTCACACAACCAAAGAGGCAGAGGAATGGTGATGATTGAAGTTCCTCAAGACCACACTATTCGAGCTGAAGACCTTATAAGAATAATAGAAGATTCTATGAGTTCTTATGTCTGTGAACTTCTTAAAAGACCAGATGAAAACGCTATTGTAGTGCAGGCCCATAAAAATCCTATGTTTGTAGAAGACTGTGTGCGAAATATGGTAAATCGAATAGTGAATGAATACTCCCATCTGCCTGATGACACCATGGTAACAGTTCGACAAGTGAATGAAGAAAGTATTCATCGACATAATGCATTTGCAGAAAAAGTAGCTACAATGGGAGAATTAAAGTACGAAATTGAAGGAATTACTGATAAACAAATTAATGAAGGTTAA